The window ATCGCGGCAATGACCATCATGATCACCGCGATCAATCCCGGAATGATGTAGTTCTTGGATTCCATATCGGCGTTGAACCAGACGCGCGGGCGCAAGTCGAGCGGAACCATGACGGTCCGGCCGCTCGTGCGGGCAGTCTGTTCGATCGCCAGGTCCCGATTGTAGGTCCGCGCCACGGTCTCCACGTAGCCGAGTACGATCGTCGCCGTATTCGAGTCGCTGCCGTCCAGGATGGCTTGCACCCGTGCCACCCGTCCCGCTGCTAGATCCGGGCCGAAATCGGTCGGGACGATCAGCGCCGCCAGAGCGCTCCCCTCATCGATTGCCTGCTCGACTTCCGCATAGGTCTGCACATAGCGGCGCAGGCTGAAATATGACGAGCCGTCAAAATGACCGATGAAGCGGCGGCTGGTTTCCGTACCGCTCTGATCCCACACCACCAGCGGCACCGCGTCCACGTCCAAGGTCAGCGCATAGCCGAACAGGATCAACAAGAGGATGGGAATGGCGATCCCCATGACAAGGCTGCGCCAGTCCCGGCTGATATGAATGCCCTCTTTGCGGGCGACCGCCCAGATACGCCGCCCGTTCATCCCGCCACCTCGGCTTGTGGCCGCTCCTGTCGATCCCGCGCCTCGATCAACGAGACAAACACGTCCTCCAGCGACGGCACGATCCGCTCCGCCCGCGACACCGACACGTTTCGATCCGCCAGCGCGCGTGCGATCCCAGTCATCACCCCCTCCGCCCGACGCTCGACCACCACGTGCACACCTTTGCCGAACAAGGCGGTCGCCTTCACTCCCTTGACGCCCTCGAGCGCCAGCATCGCCTCCTGCGGCTGCTCGCACAGCACTTCGATGATGTCGTCCTGCATGAAGCGCGTCTTCAACTCGTCGGGTGTTCCGGACGCGATCAATTCGCCACGATAGATCAACCCCAAGCGGTCGCAGTACTCGGCCTCTTCCATGTAGTGCGTGGTCACGAAGACCGTGACGCCCCGCTCGGCCAGCTCGTAAATGAGGTCCCAGAAGCTCCGGCGGCTGATCGGGTCCACACCGGAGGTCGGCTCGTCGAGAAAAATAGTGGAAGAAGAAGATTCGTCTGCGTCTGATGAACCATACGTGCTGGTAACGGTCGTTGATCTTTCACGCGTAGTACTCGACCCGGTATCCCAGCACCGCCCCCAACTTTCGAGGTGACAAGATACGGCCCATTCCAAGGTGTAGATGCAGGTGGAACTTATTTTTCGCCAGGATATAGTCAATCTTTTTGGGCACAACGGGCCAACCTGTAGGAATACAGAATCCCGACGATGCCATTTTTGTCGTTGCACTCATGGAACACGATGCGGGCCAGCCTGGCACCTTACAGTATATTTGTCCAAGGGATGGTTGCTGGATCCACCGTTGGAACTCTCGATCTCGATCGAGGGGATATAGTTGCCCGTCTTCTACGCGATGTAAGCTCGGCTCTAGCAGGATGCGGAAAAAGTCCGCCAGCGGCGTTCTCGCATCGTTCAGAGGCTCACCGTACGGCAAGAGTACGATTCGCCTCTTCGCTCACTGCGGCCTTGCTGGACGGCCTTTTTGCGCATCCTGTTGGCTATTCTGATACCAACCGGTCACGTGAGCTGCCCGCGGCGTATTGTGCAAAAGTCGAGTTTTTCCGCAGCCTGTTAGATAGTGTAGTCACGAGATTGGAAATGTGAGAGAATCGGTGAGCCACAGAAGGAGGCTCGCATGAAAGACTCGCCCCCCGCCTACCGCCGCCACGATATATCCGATGAAACATGGAAGCTTTTGGCGTCGCATTTACCGGGGCGCAAAGGCGCCTGGGGCGGTGTTGCCGAAGACAACCGCCTGTTTATCAATGCGGTCTTCTGGATTTTGAGAACGGGTGCGCCATGGCGCGATTTGCCGCCGGAATACGGCGGGTGGAGCAACACGCACCGCCGCTTTATCCGCTGGCGGGACAAGGGCATCTGGGAAGGGCTGCTTGAAGTTTTGATTGATGCGCCTGATTACGAATGGCTGATGATCGACGCCAGCCATTGCAAGGTTCATCCTCATGCCGCCGGAGCGCGTGGCGGCAATCAGGAGATGCGCCGCACAAAAGGGGGCTCAACACCAAACTGCATCTGGCCGTGGATGCGTTTGGTCTGCCGGTCAGAGTTATTATTACGCACGGTACCGCCGCTGATTGCACACAGGCTTCAAGGCTGATCGAGGGCATTGATGCAGATCAGCTTATCGCGGACAAGGGCTATGATACCGACGCGATCATTGAACAGGCCGCCGCGCAAGGCATGAACGCCGTGATTCCCCCGAAGAAAAATCGCGTCAATCAAAGGCCATATGACGAAGACCTTTACAAATTGCGCCACCTGATCGAAAACGCGTTCCTGCACCTCAAAAGATGGCGCGGCATTGCAACAAGATACGCCAAAAACAGCACGTCCTTCCTTGCCGCCGTCCACATCCGTTGCCTCGCCCTCTGGCTCAATATCTCGTGACTACACTGTCTAGGACTCCGAGCGGTCCTACTCTTGACCAAGACAATCCGATTGGCGAGCCACAGCAGTTACGCTTTTTCTCTGAAGAACTGCGGCAGGCAGAGGCGGAAGAAAGAGTGAGTACGATTCTACGGTTTGAAGGGGGTGGGAGATGATACGGGTTGACTTTCGAGGCACGGGGAACGCAATGCCGGCATCAGCATGGTGTATCGCGCATTCCTAACAGCATGGAAAGCATGTGGATCGGGACAGACGGTTCCGTCCTGGATGTATATTGGTACGGTTAGCGATTGCTCATTAAAGTCTTCACCCATAAGACAGCCATGAAGAAACAGTGGTTGATAGGTAATTAAAAAGGGGAACAATTATGAACGCAAGGAAAGCTAGCAAGTTTCTTTTTTGGGGCAGATAAGATCCGGTCGCATGCCTTGGACGCAATCATCCCGCATGGACCCAAGATTTCCGGTGCTTCCCGAGAATATTTGCTTGCAATGGCGATTAAAGGTCTTGCTTCGGAGCTTGGCGACAAGACAGACAGACGAATGTTAGTCAGCATACAGCAAACGCTGGTTAAATTGGCAAGCGAAAGACTGGCGGCGGACTATGGTGTTGATGCCTCGTGCGGAACACCACCGTGGAAAAAATTTACTATCCAGAGTAAGTTTCATGATGTTCTTCTTGTGAATCGGATCAATATATTTACATATATAATATATGCTCCCCAAAAAGCCGTCCCCTACCCGATGATGCTTCGATTCTATTTGAAGCAAGCTTTCGTAATAGTGCCGCACCATCACCAATAAGTTTTTGCGTGCGCGTTTGGGCTTTTCGCCACGACGGACCGATTTGATTCAGCAGGTCACAACCTTGGGCCCTCGCCTCTACTGGGAGGCCACGGCCGTCTTCTTCATGGGCAATCTCTTGATCCACCCATTGGTGAGCATAATCTTCAGATTCCGGGTCAGCGTGGATGGGTCGAGGTGCAGACCATTCACGATCTCGATACGCCAAATGGGGCCTGCCTTGGCCACAAGAACTAGAAGATTAATCGGGGTTACTTTCAGGCCCAAGGGACGGAATTCAGCATCGTAATGCCCGTGAGCACACGATCAAGTTTGCGCACGCGCCCTAGTAGGCACTCACACGCGATCTGGTAAATGGTACCGCTACCTTGGTTCCCTGGCCTCGGGAGGCCTCTTAATGAATGGGCCGTCGGTTCGACCTTACGGGTTGTTAGCTCCCAATGATTTTAGCCAATGGGGAAGCATGTGAATTGATTACCCTTTAATATCCATTGGGCAATTAAACCCACCTCCCCTACGCTCATCTGTGGCATGATGC is drawn from Nitrospira sp. and contains these coding sequences:
- a CDS encoding ABC transporter permease, translated to MNGRRIWAVARKEGIHISRDWRSLVMGIAIPILLLILFGYALTLDVDAVPLVVWDQSGTETSRRFIGHFDGSSYFSLRRYVQTYAEVEQAIDEGSALAALIVPTDFGPDLAAGRVARVQAILDGSDSNTATIVLGYVETVARTYNRDLAIEQTARTSGRTVMVPLDLRPRVWFNADMESKNYIIPGLIAVIMMVIAAMLTSLTVAREWEAGTMEQVISTPLKGPELILGKLLPYFGIGLFDVLVAVLMGEFLFRVPLRGNVALLFSMAAVFLVGALALGMLISIVTKAQLLASQLAMVLTFLPAFLLSGFMYDISNMPDAIQAITHVVPARYFVSLLKGIYLKGIGLELLMLEATLLAVFGLLVLLAANLVFKKKLV
- a CDS encoding DUF4162 domain-containing protein produces the protein MFLDEPTSGVDPISRRSFWDLIYELAERGVTVFVTTHYMEEAEYCDRLGLIYRGELIASGTPDELKTRFMQDDIIEVLCEQPQEAMLALEGVKGVKATALFGKGVHVVVERRAEGVMTGIARALADRNVSVSRAERIVPSLEDVFVSLIEARDRQERPQAEVAG
- a CDS encoding IS5 family transposase (programmed frameshift), with protein sequence MKDSPPAYRRHDISDETWKLLASHLPGRKGAWGGVAEDNRLFINAVFWILRTGAPWRDLPPEYGGWSNTHRRFIRWRDKGIWEGLLEVLIDAPDYEWLMIDASHCKVHPHAAGARGGNQEMRRTKGGFNTKLHLAVDAFGLPVRVIITHGTAADCTQASRLIEGIDADQLIADKGYDTDAIIEQAAAQGMNAVIPPKKNRVNQRPYDEDLYKLRHLIENAFLHLKRWRGIATRYAKNSTSFLAAVHIRCLALWLNIS